Proteins from a genomic interval of Marmoricola sp. OAE513:
- the mraZ gene encoding division/cell wall cluster transcriptional repressor MraZ encodes MFSGTYRPKLDDKGRLFLPAKFREAMGDGLVITRGQERSVDVRTQADFDSFAVKLQNAPQTDARLRHHTRMLFALASDQKLDKQGRFTVTPELREYAGLSKECVVIGVYNRLEIWEPAAWAEYTAAQEQAFSDVEEEVYPGL; translated from the coding sequence ATGTTCTCCGGCACCTACCGCCCGAAGCTCGATGACAAGGGCCGTCTCTTCCTCCCGGCGAAGTTCCGCGAGGCGATGGGAGACGGGCTGGTGATCACCCGGGGGCAGGAGCGCTCGGTCGACGTGCGCACCCAGGCCGACTTCGACTCGTTCGCCGTCAAGCTGCAGAACGCGCCGCAGACCGACGCACGGCTCCGGCACCACACGCGGATGCTGTTCGCGCTCGCCTCGGACCAGAAGCTCGACAAGCAGGGCCGTTTCACGGTCACCCCGGAGCTGCGCGAGTACGCCGGCCTCTCCAAGGAGTGCGTCGTGATCGGCGTCTACAACCGGCTCGAGATCTGGGAGCCGGCCGCCTGGGCGGAGTACACCGCCGCCCAGGAGCAGGCGTTCTCGGACGTCGAGGAAGAGGTCTACCCGGGCCTCTGA
- a CDS encoding MoxR family ATPase, whose protein sequence is MEERVQPAAGARSGAPSSDLAALRAVTDRVQANVERVIEGKPDVVRMSLVVLLAEGHLLIEDVPGVGKTTLSKALARSIDLTVRRIQFTPDLLPSDLTGVSIYNQETRDFEFRPGGIFANIVIGDEINRASPKTQSAMLECMEERQVTVDNQTFGLESPFMVIATQNPLEMEGTYALPEAQRDRFLARVSMGYPVMAAEIAMLSARTTSSPIDDLEPVTDAAEIRKLVSIVSEVDVRPSVQQYAVAIATATRTSPELRLGASPRATLHLVRAGKAWAAMDGRDFVTTDDLHALASPVLAHRLLPTVDAAMSGRGPGDILASILASLPVPR, encoded by the coding sequence ATGGAGGAACGAGTGCAGCCAGCGGCAGGCGCGCGATCGGGAGCACCCAGCAGCGACCTGGCCGCACTGAGAGCGGTCACGGACCGGGTGCAGGCGAACGTCGAGCGCGTCATCGAGGGCAAGCCGGACGTCGTCCGGATGTCGCTGGTGGTGCTGCTCGCGGAGGGCCACCTGCTGATCGAGGACGTCCCCGGCGTCGGCAAGACGACGCTGAGCAAGGCGCTGGCTCGCTCCATCGACCTGACGGTGCGCCGGATCCAGTTCACCCCGGACCTGCTGCCCTCGGACCTGACCGGCGTCTCGATCTACAACCAGGAGACCCGGGACTTCGAGTTCCGCCCCGGCGGCATCTTCGCCAACATCGTCATCGGTGACGAGATCAACCGCGCCTCGCCGAAGACCCAGTCCGCGATGCTCGAGTGCATGGAGGAGCGGCAGGTCACCGTCGACAACCAGACCTTCGGCCTGGAGTCCCCCTTCATGGTGATCGCCACCCAGAACCCGCTGGAGATGGAGGGCACCTACGCACTGCCCGAGGCGCAGCGCGACCGCTTCCTGGCCCGGGTCTCGATGGGCTACCCGGTGATGGCCGCCGAGATCGCGATGCTCTCGGCACGCACGACCTCCAGCCCGATCGACGACCTCGAGCCGGTCACCGACGCCGCCGAGATCCGCAAGCTGGTCTCGATCGTCTCGGAGGTCGACGTACGCCCTTCGGTCCAGCAGTACGCCGTGGCGATCGCGACTGCGACCCGCACCTCGCCGGAGCTCCGGCTCGGCGCCTCACCGCGCGCGACGTTGCACCTGGTCCGGGCCGGCAAGGCCTGGGCCGCGATGGACGGCCGCGACTTCGTGACCACTGACGACCTGCACGCACTGGCGTCACCGGTGCTCGCGCACCGACTGCTGCCGACTGTCGACGCCGCGATGAGCGGCCGGGGTCCCGGCGACATCCTCGCCTCGATCCTGGCATCCCTGCCGGTCCCCCGCTGA
- a CDS encoding DUF58 domain-containing protein, which produces MSTATAARTTGRRPSRLRSTLGTLTVRGRAFVAGGVTAALCGLALGERDLVRIGVLVLLIPVVTALVVARTGPRLSLTRTIAAPVVEVGQGTTVQLHLTNVGARTGLLLVEEQVPWALGHRPRFLIGWMQSGRKRLVQYPVQAEVRGIYEVGPLSVKVADPFGMLSLQRAFPRTTPLVVVPVVEPLPVIGPIGAWSGSGDNRPRPFSIGSAADTSVREYRLGDDLRRVHWRSTARTGELMVRREEQPWHSRCTLFIDNRAVAHRGSGPDSSLERAVTATASIAVHLSRLGFQVRLVSADGNELDHAWHDVPGGASTGPILEHLAALATTAETRISTPWIDEGGTGGLFIGVLGALDDHDRRVLGRLHTQGSSSYAVSLAVDSWSPRDRLAGDVTGTSTTYLRERGWKATDLNRADSLPAVWKELGR; this is translated from the coding sequence ATGTCCACGGCCACCGCTGCGCGGACGACGGGACGGCGGCCCTCGCGCCTGCGGTCGACGTTGGGCACGCTGACCGTGCGCGGACGTGCCTTCGTGGCCGGCGGCGTCACGGCGGCGTTGTGCGGGCTGGCGCTCGGCGAGCGCGACCTGGTCCGGATCGGCGTGCTGGTGCTGCTGATCCCGGTGGTCACCGCCCTGGTGGTCGCGCGCACCGGACCGCGGCTGAGCCTGACCCGGACCATCGCCGCACCGGTGGTCGAGGTCGGCCAGGGCACGACTGTCCAGCTGCACCTGACCAACGTCGGCGCGCGGACCGGGCTGCTGCTCGTGGAGGAGCAGGTTCCCTGGGCACTGGGTCACCGACCGCGGTTCCTGATCGGCTGGATGCAGTCCGGCCGCAAGCGTCTGGTCCAGTACCCGGTCCAGGCCGAGGTCCGCGGCATCTACGAGGTCGGCCCGCTGTCGGTGAAGGTGGCCGACCCGTTCGGCATGCTCTCGCTGCAACGGGCCTTCCCGCGGACCACTCCCCTGGTCGTCGTCCCGGTGGTCGAGCCGCTGCCGGTGATCGGACCGATCGGCGCGTGGTCCGGGAGCGGCGACAACCGTCCGCGCCCGTTCTCCATCGGCAGCGCCGCGGACACGAGTGTCCGGGAGTACCGGCTCGGTGACGACCTCCGCCGGGTGCACTGGCGCAGCACGGCACGCACTGGCGAGCTGATGGTGCGTCGCGAGGAGCAGCCGTGGCACTCCCGCTGCACGCTCTTCATCGACAACCGGGCGGTCGCGCACCGCGGCAGCGGACCGGACTCCTCCCTCGAGCGCGCGGTGACCGCGACCGCGTCGATCGCGGTGCACCTGAGCCGGCTCGGGTTCCAGGTGCGTCTGGTCAGCGCCGACGGCAACGAGCTCGACCACGCCTGGCACGACGTGCCCGGTGGTGCGTCGACCGGTCCGATCCTCGAGCACCTCGCGGCCCTGGCCACGACCGCGGAGACCCGGATCAGCACTCCCTGGATCGACGAGGGCGGCACCGGTGGTCTCTTCATCGGCGTCCTCGGCGCGCTGGACGACCACGACCGCCGGGTCCTCGGTCGGCTGCACACCCAAGGAAGCTCGTCGTACGCCGTCTCGCTCGCCGTCGACTCCTGGTCACCCCGCGACCGGCTCGCCGGAGACGTGACCGGGACCAGCACCACCTACCTCCGCGAGCGCGGCTGGAAGGCAACCGACCTGAACCGCGCGGACTCGCTGCCTGCGGTGTGGAAGGAGCTCGGCCGATGA
- a CDS encoding transglutaminase-like domain-containing protein: MTERTAFTLAGSLVAAVLGWVAICSWRGLVEHPAQFSGPALVAALLIALVGSAGRVLRLRWYAVLPLQLVVVTVWFHHRQRADDLLGGWVPTPHGLAELFGQVRDGAEAINSYGAPVSASFVDAPVYLIAVGAGVVLLVDLLACGLRHPAWAGLPVLVAVTIPISVLDGGLPVPVYVGTALGFALLLAVLEADRAMAWGLASDTRGVNKDDPVLRLGALGAPALGIGAATTAAALVLSLGVPVGDGFFRESGKGGGTGSGEAKSVSLTNPLVNLRRDLVRNDHLPLLDATTDASDPTYVRLTVLDRFRKDAWVPSPRSLEAADAADGRLPEPEGLSPGRPGSSSSWDLVTSRAFRTTWLPTPYSTRTISIDDGDWRYDPNFLDIANVDDTPPTGVGYRLTAFTPAFSSAALDQAPAPPPDVLETMTATPDLPKVVTDIATEITAAGKTQYAKAVLLQDWFRSKGGFTYSLAPAAGEGLEQLARFVTTDKVGYCEQFAATMALMARSLGIPARVVVGFLSPSESSGTDLTYTSDDLHAWPEIYFRGYGWVRFEPTPSTRTGSAPNWTRGNVDRPDPALPTTTQAPETSAPAPTAKPDAEVDPVEPTRSTSTPVLPIAVGALLLLLVAAVTPRALRNRQRMRRLDPKADPRADVEGLWDELRATCLDHGIAWPETRSPQMIADLVADRVFRSDTSSRTAEDRAVLETLVRLVERARYQERFEPDELDRLEALEAVGRWSDLIELAVTTRQARLAAWAPRSLFAGAGRAVAARNENSLSDLR; encoded by the coding sequence ATGACCGAGCGGACCGCCTTCACCCTCGCGGGCTCCCTGGTCGCCGCCGTCCTCGGGTGGGTCGCCATCTGCTCGTGGCGCGGCCTGGTCGAGCACCCGGCACAGTTCAGCGGGCCGGCGCTCGTCGCCGCTCTCCTGATCGCCCTGGTCGGCTCGGCCGGGCGCGTCCTGCGGCTCCGCTGGTACGCCGTCCTCCCCCTGCAGCTGGTCGTCGTGACCGTCTGGTTCCACCACCGGCAGCGCGCCGACGACCTGCTCGGCGGGTGGGTCCCGACGCCGCACGGTCTCGCCGAGCTCTTCGGTCAGGTCCGCGACGGGGCCGAGGCGATCAACAGCTACGGGGCCCCGGTCTCGGCGAGCTTCGTCGACGCGCCGGTCTACCTGATCGCCGTCGGAGCCGGCGTCGTGCTGCTGGTCGACCTGCTGGCCTGCGGGCTGCGGCACCCCGCGTGGGCAGGCCTCCCGGTCCTGGTGGCGGTCACGATACCGATCAGTGTTCTGGACGGCGGCCTGCCGGTCCCGGTGTACGTCGGCACCGCGCTCGGCTTCGCGCTGCTGCTCGCGGTGCTCGAGGCCGATCGTGCGATGGCCTGGGGACTCGCCTCCGACACGCGCGGTGTCAACAAGGACGACCCGGTGCTGCGGCTCGGCGCCCTGGGCGCACCAGCGCTCGGCATCGGCGCGGCGACGACCGCGGCGGCCTTGGTGCTGTCCCTCGGCGTACCGGTCGGCGACGGGTTCTTCCGCGAGTCCGGCAAGGGTGGCGGCACCGGTTCCGGCGAGGCCAAGAGCGTGTCGCTGACCAACCCGCTGGTGAACCTGCGCCGCGACCTGGTGCGCAACGACCACCTGCCGCTGCTCGACGCGACGACGGATGCGTCCGACCCGACGTACGTCCGCCTGACCGTCCTCGACCGGTTCCGCAAGGACGCCTGGGTGCCGTCCCCGCGCAGCCTCGAGGCGGCGGACGCGGCCGACGGTCGGCTCCCGGAACCGGAAGGCCTGAGCCCGGGTCGACCGGGCAGCAGCTCGAGCTGGGACCTCGTGACCAGCCGTGCCTTCCGCACCACCTGGCTGCCGACGCCGTACTCGACCCGGACGATCAGCATCGACGACGGCGACTGGCGCTACGACCCGAATTTCCTCGACATCGCCAACGTCGACGACACCCCGCCGACCGGGGTCGGGTACCGGCTGACGGCGTTCACCCCGGCCTTCAGCTCCGCCGCACTCGACCAGGCCCCGGCGCCCCCGCCGGACGTCCTGGAGACGATGACCGCGACGCCGGACCTGCCGAAGGTCGTCACGGACATCGCGACGGAGATCACCGCGGCGGGCAAGACCCAGTACGCCAAGGCGGTGCTGCTGCAGGACTGGTTCCGCAGCAAGGGCGGCTTCACCTACTCCCTCGCGCCGGCCGCCGGGGAGGGGCTCGAGCAGCTGGCCAGGTTCGTGACGACGGACAAGGTCGGGTACTGCGAGCAGTTCGCGGCGACGATGGCGCTGATGGCGCGGTCGCTGGGCATCCCGGCGCGGGTCGTCGTCGGGTTCCTCTCCCCGAGCGAGTCCTCGGGGACCGACCTGACCTACACCAGCGACGACCTGCACGCCTGGCCGGAGATCTACTTCCGGGGCTACGGGTGGGTGCGGTTCGAACCGACGCCGAGCACCCGGACCGGGAGCGCTCCGAACTGGACCCGCGGCAACGTCGACCGACCGGACCCGGCACTGCCGACGACGACGCAGGCACCGGAGACGAGCGCGCCGGCGCCGACCGCGAAGCCGGACGCCGAGGTCGACCCGGTCGAGCCGACCCGGTCGACCTCGACCCCGGTCCTGCCGATCGCGGTCGGTGCGCTGCTGCTCCTGCTGGTGGCCGCGGTCACGCCGCGCGCGCTCCGGAACCGCCAGCGGATGCGCCGCCTGGATCCCAAGGCCGACCCGCGGGCCGACGTCGAAGGACTCTGGGACGAGCTCCGGGCCACCTGCCTGGACCACGGCATCGCCTGGCCCGAGACGCGGTCGCCGCAGATGATCGCGGACCTCGTCGCGGACCGGGTGTTCCGCTCGGACACCAGCAGCCGCACCGCCGAGGACCGCGCCGTGCTGGAGACGCTGGTGCGCCTGGTGGAGCGTGCCCGCTACCAGGAGAGGTTCGAGCCGGACGAGCTCGACCGGCTCGAGGCGCTGGAAGCGGTCGGTCGGTGGTCGGACCTGATCGAGCTGGCGGTCACCACCCGACAGGCACGGCTCGCGGCGTGGGCGCCGCGGTCACTGTTCGCCGGCGCGGGCCGGGCCGTGGCCGCCAGGAACGAGAACAGCCTCAGCGACCTGCGCTGA
- a CDS encoding DUF3040 domain-containing protein: protein MPLSEEELRLLEQMERALAAEDPKFVSALQGRTLRQAARMRSLAAGLVFLGGIAMLLGGVMTDAGTVSVLLGALGFVVMLASAMVGLAAWRGHQVPDERPAGPDALFDFDDHPHRFEAIDGGRAGRVSRPKRQRRPRKQGTFMQRMEQRWQNRRDQGGY from the coding sequence GTGCCGCTCTCGGAAGAAGAGCTCCGTCTGCTCGAGCAGATGGAACGCGCGCTCGCCGCGGAGGACCCCAAGTTCGTCTCCGCCCTTCAGGGCCGGACGCTCCGCCAGGCGGCGCGGATGCGCTCGCTGGCCGCCGGTCTCGTCTTCCTCGGCGGCATCGCGATGCTGCTCGGCGGCGTGATGACCGACGCCGGCACCGTCTCGGTCCTGCTCGGCGCTCTCGGCTTCGTCGTCATGCTGGCCTCCGCCATGGTGGGTCTCGCTGCGTGGCGGGGACACCAGGTTCCTGATGAGCGTCCGGCCGGTCCCGACGCCCTCTTCGACTTCGACGACCACCCGCACCGCTTCGAGGCGATCGACGGTGGTCGTGCCGGTCGCGTCAGCCGCCCGAAGCGTCAGCGTCGTCCGCGCAAGCAGGGCACGTTCATGCAGCGCATGGAGCAGCGCTGGCAGAACCGTCGCGACCAGGGCGGTTACTGA
- the dinB gene encoding DNA polymerase IV — protein sequence MNPQDGSEECHILHVDMDAFYASVMLRDRPDLHHVPVLIGGGHRGVVLAANYPARDFGVRSGMSGREAQRLCPQAVRLSPEFSEFEAVSRSVMETFRQVTPQVEAYSLDEAFLDVSGAGRRMGTPLQIAERLRATIYDEQRITCSVGLAGTVSVAKLASRRAKPDGVLMVPPDRVIEYLHPLDVGELFGVGPKTRAKLHKLGLLTVGDIAAIELPTLKLMVGKASGVHLHELAWGTDRSTLTPRRSDDDPERSMGAEETFSRDTADPDAINAELLRLATKVTSRMRRADLVGRTVAIRVRYSDFETITRSRTLPDPTDVTAEVYAAAAALFAALRNQRGIRLVGVRVEGLRARSSADRQMTLGERERGWSEADRAVDRAGQRFGSGTIRPATLLGRRRP from the coding sequence GTGAACCCGCAGGACGGGTCGGAGGAGTGCCACATCCTCCACGTCGACATGGACGCGTTCTACGCCTCGGTGATGCTGCGCGACCGACCCGACCTCCACCACGTCCCTGTCCTGATCGGAGGGGGACACCGCGGTGTGGTGCTCGCCGCCAACTACCCGGCCCGCGACTTCGGGGTCCGCTCCGGGATGTCCGGGCGCGAGGCGCAACGGCTCTGCCCGCAGGCGGTCCGGCTGTCCCCGGAGTTCAGCGAGTTCGAGGCCGTGTCGCGTTCGGTGATGGAGACCTTCCGGCAGGTCACGCCCCAGGTCGAGGCGTACTCGCTGGACGAGGCGTTCCTCGACGTCTCCGGCGCCGGACGACGGATGGGCACGCCGCTGCAGATCGCGGAGCGGTTGCGCGCCACGATCTACGACGAGCAGCGGATCACCTGCTCGGTCGGGCTGGCCGGCACGGTCTCGGTGGCCAAGCTCGCCAGTCGACGGGCCAAGCCCGACGGAGTGCTGATGGTCCCGCCCGACCGGGTCATCGAGTACCTGCACCCGCTCGACGTCGGCGAGCTCTTCGGAGTCGGGCCCAAGACCCGTGCCAAGCTGCACAAGCTCGGCCTGCTCACCGTGGGTGACATCGCCGCCATCGAGCTGCCCACCCTGAAGCTGATGGTCGGCAAGGCCTCGGGGGTGCACCTGCACGAGCTCGCCTGGGGCACCGACCGCAGCACGCTGACCCCGCGCCGCTCCGACGACGACCCCGAGCGCAGCATGGGGGCCGAGGAGACGTTCTCCCGCGACACCGCCGACCCCGACGCGATCAACGCCGAGCTGCTCCGGCTCGCCACCAAGGTCACGTCCCGGATGCGGCGCGCCGACCTGGTCGGGAGGACCGTGGCGATCCGGGTCCGGTACAGCGACTTCGAGACCATCACGCGGTCCCGGACGCTGCCTGACCCGACCGACGTCACCGCCGAGGTGTACGCCGCTGCGGCGGCGCTGTTCGCGGCCCTGCGCAACCAGCGCGGGATCCGCCTGGTGGGGGTCCGGGTCGAGGGGCTGCGGGCGCGGAGCAGCGCCGACCGGCAGATGACGCTGGGCGAGCGCGAACGGGGCTGGTCCGAGGCAGACCGCGCCGTGGACCGGGCGGGACAGCGCTTCGGGAGCGGAACGATCCGCCCTGCGACCCTGCTCGGGCGCCGCCGCCCGTGA
- a CDS encoding methyltransferase — MDPERPLERRASVRTAVLWDTCRARLDQAADQTVVDIGGGTGGFAVRVAELGHEVTVIDPSPDALAALGRRAAERGVADRVIAEQGDLASLGELVEAGSADLVLCHDVLGLVADPAEALATIHAALRPGGALSLLVNQRHAAVLARAMAGQFDAARAALDDSTSPEGRFTADEAEGLLVDAGFTVTDVQGIRVFADLVPSTLLDLEPGAVAGLVELERAVAGRTEFFALAGQIHLLATA; from the coding sequence ATGGACCCTGAGCGCCCTCTGGAACGCCGAGCCTCCGTGCGGACGGCGGTCCTCTGGGACACCTGCCGTGCCCGGCTCGACCAGGCTGCCGACCAGACCGTGGTCGACATCGGCGGTGGCACGGGCGGGTTCGCGGTCCGGGTGGCCGAGCTCGGCCACGAGGTCACGGTCATCGATCCCAGCCCCGACGCGCTCGCGGCCCTGGGTCGTCGCGCCGCCGAGCGTGGCGTCGCCGACCGGGTCATCGCCGAACAGGGTGACCTCGCCTCGCTCGGCGAGCTGGTCGAGGCCGGTAGCGCTGACCTGGTGCTCTGCCACGACGTGCTCGGGCTGGTCGCCGACCCGGCCGAGGCGCTCGCCACGATCCACGCCGCGCTGCGTCCTGGCGGAGCGCTCAGCCTCCTCGTCAACCAGCGGCACGCGGCCGTGCTCGCCCGGGCGATGGCTGGTCAGTTCGACGCCGCTCGCGCAGCCCTCGACGACTCGACGTCGCCCGAGGGTCGGTTCACCGCGGACGAGGCCGAGGGCCTTCTCGTCGACGCCGGCTTCACCGTCACCGACGTGCAAGGCATCCGCGTCTTCGCGGACCTCGTCCCCTCGACGCTGCTGGACCTGGAGCCGGGCGCCGTCGCCGGGTTGGTCGAGCTCGAGCGCGCGGTGGCCGGTCGTACCGAGTTCTTCGCCCTGGCCGGTCAGATCCACCTCCTCGCCACCGCCTGA
- a CDS encoding SAV_6107 family HEPN domain-containing protein codes for MSYQSRPAMNVQLPAATHSYLERSAESLREAITSDDVPQRYALAHVSALRATAALLAARTQPTPVARRRQKNAWVLLAEVAPEFSEWAAFFSSGAQKRSAAEAGSRRAVTEREADDLVRDADRFLALVETSLGLVEHQSIRVA; via the coding sequence ATGTCCTACCAGTCCCGACCTGCGATGAACGTCCAGCTCCCGGCCGCGACGCACTCCTACCTCGAGCGCTCGGCGGAGTCCTTGCGCGAGGCCATCACCTCCGACGACGTGCCGCAGCGGTACGCGCTGGCGCACGTGTCGGCACTGCGGGCGACTGCGGCGCTGCTGGCCGCCCGCACCCAGCCGACGCCGGTCGCACGCCGACGCCAGAAGAACGCCTGGGTGCTGCTCGCCGAGGTCGCGCCGGAGTTCAGCGAGTGGGCCGCGTTCTTCTCCTCGGGCGCCCAGAAGCGGTCGGCCGCCGAGGCTGGTTCGCGCCGTGCCGTGACCGAGCGCGAGGCCGACGACCTCGTCCGTGACGCCGACCGCTTCCTCGCGCTCGTCGAGACGTCCTTGGGGCTGGTCGAGCACCAGTCCATTCGCGTGGCCTGA
- a CDS encoding DUF6504 family protein, with protein sequence MEVRKGPVPGYGADGPGSVLTDLRPDLRLDPLPEDGPQQFLWRGRLWQVREILSHWVEAGAWWLRRPEDAPGRSALMTERLVWRVTAARGRAVATEDDPGFGVFDLTFDGAEGVWRLAGSLD encoded by the coding sequence GTGGAGGTTCGGAAGGGTCCTGTCCCCGGCTACGGGGCGGACGGCCCGGGCTCCGTCCTGACCGACCTCCGGCCTGACCTGCGGCTCGACCCCCTGCCCGAGGACGGCCCGCAGCAGTTCCTGTGGCGCGGCCGGCTCTGGCAGGTGCGCGAGATCTTGTCGCACTGGGTGGAAGCCGGCGCCTGGTGGCTCCGGCGACCCGAGGACGCTCCCGGCCGGTCCGCCCTGATGACCGAGCGCCTCGTCTGGCGCGTGACCGCGGCCCGCGGTCGCGCCGTCGCCACCGAGGACGACCCGGGTTTCGGCGTCTTCGACCTCACCTTCGACGGAGCCGAGGGCGTCTGGCGCCTGGCCGGCTCGCTGGACTGA
- a CDS encoding ArsC/Spx/MgsR family protein — protein MEIWINPACSKCRVATDELDAAGIEYTVRRYLDDPPSVAELREVLDRMGLDPWHVARTAETREAGIDLPRDAAHREDWIAAMVANPRTIQRPIVTATDGTTVVARDAETLKAIVERG, from the coding sequence ATGGAGATCTGGATCAACCCTGCCTGCAGCAAGTGCCGGGTTGCGACCGACGAGCTCGACGCCGCCGGTATCGAGTACACCGTCCGGCGCTACCTCGACGACCCACCGTCGGTCGCCGAGCTGCGCGAGGTCCTCGACCGGATGGGGCTCGACCCCTGGCACGTCGCGCGGACGGCCGAGACCCGGGAGGCCGGCATCGACCTCCCCCGCGACGCCGCCCACCGCGAGGACTGGATCGCCGCGATGGTCGCGAACCCGCGCACGATCCAGCGACCCATCGTCACCGCCACCGACGGCACCACGGTGGTCGCGCGCGACGCCGAGACGCTGAAGGCGATCGTCGAGCGCGGCTGA
- a CDS encoding pyridoxamine 5'-phosphate oxidase family protein has product MTEIADLDALVALIGEPLPRARDKARHALTDLDRDWLAASPFCVMATSSADGACDASPKGDPAGDLVHVIDDVTIAIAERPGNRRADGYKNILENPHVGLTFFIPGRGDTLRVNGRARLVSDAPFFDQMVVKGHRPVLAVVVDIDELFHHCAKAFLRSGLWEPETWDPTGTVPRRAVIAQRLDASELSLEELDEYYGEQYTAGLYGPTP; this is encoded by the coding sequence ATGACCGAGATCGCTGACCTGGACGCCTTGGTGGCCCTCATCGGGGAGCCGCTGCCGCGCGCCCGGGACAAGGCCAGGCACGCGCTGACCGACCTCGACCGCGACTGGCTCGCGGCGTCCCCGTTCTGCGTGATGGCCACGTCGTCGGCGGACGGTGCCTGCGACGCCTCGCCGAAGGGCGACCCGGCCGGCGACCTGGTGCACGTGATCGACGACGTCACGATCGCGATCGCCGAGCGACCGGGCAACCGGAGGGCGGACGGGTACAAGAACATCCTTGAGAACCCGCACGTCGGGCTCACCTTCTTCATCCCCGGTCGCGGTGACACGCTGCGGGTCAACGGGCGTGCCCGACTCGTCTCGGACGCACCGTTCTTCGACCAGATGGTGGTCAAGGGCCACCGACCGGTCCTGGCCGTCGTCGTCGACATCGACGAGCTGTTCCACCACTGCGCCAAGGCCTTCCTGCGGTCGGGTCTGTGGGAACCGGAGACCTGGGACCCGACCGGCACCGTGCCGCGCCGCGCGGTGATCGCCCAGCGGCTCGACGCCTCCGAGCTCAGCCTGGAGGAGCTCGACGAGTACTACGGGGAGCAGTACACGGCGGGTCTCTACGGCCCGACCCCCTAG
- a CDS encoding DUF4126 family protein: MDLLPLVFSSGWASGVNAYLAVLVLGLSERFGSFADLPDALGRTEVLLAAAVMASIEFFADKIPYVDSTWDAISTIVRPAIGTTIALLVSGDATSLEQAGYAALGGGTALASHSVKAGGRLALNTSPEPFTNIAASLVEDIAVVGIVLVAIRHPWLAGAVCLVLLVVGLVLLRLALRLVRRGWRRWKNRTAPA, translated from the coding sequence ATGGACCTTCTCCCCCTGGTGTTCTCCAGCGGTTGGGCCAGCGGCGTCAACGCCTACCTGGCTGTCCTCGTGCTCGGCCTCTCGGAGCGGTTCGGCTCGTTCGCCGACCTTCCCGACGCACTCGGACGCACCGAGGTGCTCCTCGCCGCCGCGGTGATGGCTTCGATCGAGTTCTTCGCCGACAAGATCCCGTACGTCGACTCCACCTGGGACGCGATCTCCACGATCGTCCGTCCTGCCATCGGCACCACGATCGCCCTGCTGGTCTCGGGGGACGCGACCTCGCTGGAGCAGGCCGGGTACGCCGCGCTCGGCGGCGGCACCGCCCTCGCGAGCCACAGCGTCAAGGCGGGGGGCCGACTGGCGCTGAACACCTCCCCCGAGCCCTTCACCAACATCGCTGCCAGCCTGGTCGAGGACATCGCGGTGGTCGGCATCGTCCTGGTCGCGATCCGGCACCCCTGGTTGGCCGGCGCCGTCTGCCTGGTGCTGCTCGTCGTCGGGCTGGTGCTGCTGCGGCTCGCACTCAGGCTGGTCCGCCGCGGCTGGAGACGCTGGAAGAACAGGACCGCGCCGGCCTGA